The following are from one region of the Hydrogenimonas sp. SS33 genome:
- a CDS encoding FAD-dependent oxidoreductase, giving the protein MTDLLIIGGGAAGLSAALAAQEAGAEVAVLGKTYPTRSQSSMAQGGINAALGHVMPDSVEKHIEDTLKSAHTLADEAMVRRLCEKGPDAIAWLESLGTPFSRLEDGRIAQRRLGGASSKRACYAQDYTGLKILHTLYDTALKRGIRMLNEYFLLNFIVEENRVLGITAIEMRSGEVKALGAKSVVIASGGYSGLYRGFTTNSTATTGDGVAAAIRAGCVLSDMEYIQFHPTALKNSGILISESARGAGGKLVNAKGEHFVDELLTRDQIAKAIWEQLENGEEVFLDIRHLGEAFIEENLPQERKLAKLYEGVDPVSDLIPIKPVAHYTMGGIDVDAQHMTKVKGLFAAGECANARVHGANRLGGNSLLETVVFGREAGENAARFARDHGDVQPRSSEQFEKDRNFVAAIPHFTNQIDFYEKRTFMGKIFYRNAGILRNEMGLKGVLSVIRQMQKELPFMGIADKSREYNTNLLEFIEFGNMVELAEVVLVCAISRNESRGAHQREDFPLEDDEKFGGVHSLSWKEQGTLCNEFEGLK; this is encoded by the coding sequence ATGACGGATCTATTGATCATAGGCGGCGGCGCGGCGGGGCTGAGTGCGGCACTGGCGGCGCAGGAGGCGGGTGCCGAAGTGGCGGTGCTGGGGAAGACCTACCCCACCCGCTCCCAGAGCTCCATGGCCCAGGGCGGCATCAACGCGGCGTTGGGCCATGTGATGCCAGACAGTGTAGAAAAGCATATCGAAGACACCCTCAAGTCGGCCCATACCCTGGCGGACGAGGCGATGGTGCGCCGGCTCTGCGAGAAGGGGCCAGACGCCATCGCCTGGCTGGAGAGCCTGGGCACCCCCTTCAGCCGGCTGGAGGATGGGCGCATCGCCCAGCGCAGGCTCGGGGGCGCGAGCAGCAAGCGGGCCTGCTACGCCCAGGACTATACCGGCCTCAAAATCCTCCACACCCTCTACGATACGGCCCTGAAGCGGGGCATTCGGATGCTGAACGAATACTTTCTGCTCAACTTCATCGTCGAGGAGAATCGTGTGCTGGGGATCACCGCCATCGAGATGCGCAGCGGCGAAGTGAAGGCACTGGGGGCCAAAAGCGTCGTCATCGCCAGCGGGGGCTACTCGGGGCTCTACCGGGGTTTCACGACCAACTCCACGGCCACCACGGGCGACGGGGTGGCGGCCGCCATCCGCGCCGGCTGCGTCCTCAGCGACATGGAGTACATCCAGTTCCACCCCACGGCGCTAAAAAACAGCGGCATCCTCATCAGCGAAAGTGCCAGGGGCGCGGGCGGGAAGCTGGTCAACGCCAAAGGGGAGCACTTCGTCGACGAGCTGCTGACCAGGGACCAGATCGCCAAGGCGATATGGGAGCAGCTGGAAAACGGGGAAGAGGTCTTTCTGGATATCCGCCACCTGGGGGAGGCGTTCATCGAAGAGAACCTTCCCCAGGAGCGCAAACTGGCCAAACTCTACGAGGGGGTCGACCCGGTTAGCGACCTCATCCCCATCAAGCCGGTGGCTCACTATACGATGGGCGGCATCGACGTGGACGCACAGCATATGACGAAAGTGAAGGGGCTCTTCGCCGCCGGGGAGTGTGCCAACGCCAGGGTCCACGGCGCCAACCGGCTGGGGGGCAACTCCCTGCTGGAGACTGTCGTCTTCGGGCGGGAGGCGGGAGAGAATGCCGCCCGGTTCGCCAGGGACCACGGCGACGTGCAGCCAAGGAGCAGCGAGCAGTTCGAAAAAGACCGCAACTTCGTGGCGGCCATCCCCCACTTCACCAACCAGATCGACTTTTACGAAAAGCGGACCTTCATGGGCAAGATCTTCTACCGCAACGCCGGCATTCTGCGAAACGAAATGGGGCTCAAGGGGGTGCTCTCGGTGATCCGCCAGATGCAGAAGGAGCTTCCTTTCATGGGCATCGCCGACAAGAGCCGGGAGTACAACACCAATCTGCTGGAGTTCATCGAGTTCGGCAACATGGTGGAGCTGGCGGAGGTGGTGCTGGTCTGCGCCATCAGCCGCAACGAATCCAGGGGCGCCCACCAGCGTGAGGATTTCCCCCTGGAGGATGACGAAAAGTTCGGCGGCGTCCATTCCCTCTCGTGGAAGGAGCAGGGGACGCTCTGCAACGAGTTCGAGGGGTTGAAATAA
- a CDS encoding EI24 domain-containing protein, producing the protein MNSGNRNTITSEGALLAKALSDFFTTKFLALSAAPFLITMAIALFVLFQLSGEFFDMLNAAAQAGQQAGGAPTNELAQFAKEYPILSAIAGSFIFKAVAGTLFYIIGGGVAVLASVIIAVVIVGFFTPVIVKEVHRRHYPNIAMKATVPVTDYLLFMFKQLLLFLVFLVVSLPFWFVPVLGIVAMNAPFYFLFHKLLTRDVAGEIFDKQEMNEVFRRAKWRIMTTTLILYLLSLIPGVGILGQVFFVIVLAHQFFQEAARLRETTMRKR; encoded by the coding sequence GTGAATTCCGGCAACCGAAACACCATCACCTCCGAAGGGGCCCTGCTGGCCAAAGCCCTTTCGGACTTTTTCACCACCAAGTTCCTGGCCCTCTCCGCCGCTCCTTTTCTCATCACGATGGCGATCGCCCTTTTCGTGCTTTTCCAGCTCTCCGGGGAGTTTTTCGACATGCTCAACGCCGCGGCCCAGGCGGGGCAGCAGGCAGGCGGCGCGCCGACGAACGAACTGGCGCAGTTCGCGAAAGAGTACCCGATCCTCTCGGCCATCGCAGGCAGCTTCATCTTCAAAGCGGTGGCGGGGACCCTCTTCTACATCATCGGCGGCGGGGTGGCGGTGCTGGCGTCGGTCATCATCGCCGTGGTCATCGTCGGCTTCTTCACCCCCGTTATCGTCAAAGAGGTCCACAGGCGCCACTACCCGAACATCGCCATGAAGGCGACGGTTCCCGTGACCGACTATCTCCTCTTCATGTTCAAGCAGCTGCTGCTCTTTCTCGTTTTCCTCGTCGTCTCACTGCCGTTTTGGTTCGTGCCGGTGCTGGGCATCGTCGCCATGAACGCCCCCTTCTATTTCCTTTTCCACAAACTCCTCACCCGAGACGTCGCCGGGGAGATCTTCGACAAGCAGGAGATGAACGAGGTCTTCCGCCGCGCCAAGTGGCGTATCATGACCACGACCCTCATTCTCTACCTCCTCTCCCTGATCCCCGGCGTGGGTATTCTGGGGCAGGTCTTTTTCGTCATCGTGCTGGCCCACCAGTTTTTCCAGGAGGCGGCGAGGCTGCGTGAAACGACTATGAGAAAAAGATAG
- a CDS encoding glutamine--tRNA ligase/YqeY domain fusion protein, with product MSEKKDFLRAIVEADLKAGRVKEVVTRFPPEPNGFPHIGHAKSIVLNFGVARDYGGRCHLRMDDTNPETEEMCYVEAIKDAVKWLGFDWGEHFYFTSDYFERLYGYAVQLIKMGKAYVDSLNEEEIRKYRGTVTEPGRRSVYAKRSVEENLDLFERMRKGEFPEGAHVLRARIDMASPNMKMRDPLLYRIRHTPHYRTGKAWHIYPMYDFAHCLSDYIEGVTHSFCTLEFENNREVYDWILDTLQVEPPRPHQYEFARLNITYTVMSKRKLLELVKGGYVDGWDDPRMPTIAGYRRRGYTPESIVNFCEMIGVAKANSVVDVAQLEFAIRDDLNQKVPRVMCVLDPLKVTIVNYEGAEELDASYYPPDVAKEGSRKLPFSREIYIDREDFSENPPKGYYRLTPDQPVRLKHAYIIACEEVVKNEAGNIVEIKARYFPNSKSGSDTSGIKVKSAIQWVDAARGRRAEIRLYDRLFRVENPQGVEDLNPDSLRIVKNAVVEPAVIEEMPDERFQFERIGYFYADPVDYSDEAPVFNRIVSLKDSWAKKSKKPETPKAAKEVPQRKPETSKKEEMPPLTPEQQTRFERFTKELGLGGAVADTLARDETLSEFFEKALTFGENPATIANLVANEVARELKNKTPEALPFGPEQVARLAKMVDDETISTKIAKQVFEAMAKSGENPEAIVEAKGLVQISDPAVIGPIIDKVIADNPENVAKYREGNKKLLGFFVGQALKATGGKANPKVVNELVAKKLEA from the coding sequence ATGAGCGAAAAAAAAGATTTTCTACGGGCCATCGTCGAGGCGGACCTGAAGGCGGGCAGGGTCAAAGAGGTCGTCACCCGCTTCCCTCCCGAACCCAACGGTTTCCCCCACATCGGACACGCCAAGTCGATCGTGCTCAACTTCGGCGTCGCCAGGGATTACGGGGGGCGCTGCCATCTGCGCATGGACGACACCAACCCCGAAACCGAGGAGATGTGCTACGTCGAGGCGATCAAAGACGCCGTCAAATGGCTGGGCTTCGACTGGGGCGAGCACTTCTACTTCACCTCCGACTACTTCGAGCGGCTCTACGGCTACGCCGTTCAGCTGATCAAAATGGGTAAGGCCTACGTCGACAGCCTGAACGAAGAGGAGATCCGCAAATACCGGGGCACCGTCACCGAGCCGGGCCGGCGCAGTGTCTACGCCAAGCGCAGTGTCGAGGAGAACCTGGACCTCTTCGAGCGGATGCGCAAAGGGGAGTTCCCCGAAGGGGCCCATGTGCTGCGCGCCAGGATCGACATGGCCTCCCCCAACATGAAGATGCGCGACCCGCTTCTCTACCGCATCCGCCACACCCCCCACTACCGCACGGGCAAGGCATGGCACATCTACCCGATGTACGATTTCGCCCACTGCCTCTCCGACTATATCGAGGGAGTCACCCACTCCTTCTGCACCCTGGAATTCGAGAACAACCGGGAGGTTTACGACTGGATCCTCGATACGCTGCAGGTCGAGCCGCCCCGGCCCCACCAGTACGAATTCGCCCGGCTCAACATCACCTACACCGTCATGAGCAAGCGCAAACTGCTGGAACTGGTCAAAGGGGGCTATGTCGACGGCTGGGACGACCCCCGCATGCCTACCATCGCCGGCTACCGCCGCCGGGGCTATACCCCCGAGTCCATCGTCAACTTCTGCGAGATGATCGGCGTCGCCAAAGCCAACTCCGTCGTGGATGTGGCGCAGTTGGAGTTCGCCATCCGCGACGACCTGAACCAAAAGGTGCCGCGGGTCATGTGCGTGCTCGACCCGCTAAAGGTGACCATCGTCAACTACGAGGGTGCCGAAGAACTCGACGCCTCCTACTATCCGCCGGACGTTGCCAAAGAGGGCTCCCGCAAACTCCCTTTCTCCAGGGAGATCTACATCGACCGTGAGGATTTCAGCGAAAACCCGCCCAAAGGCTACTACCGCCTCACGCCCGACCAGCCCGTGCGCCTCAAGCACGCCTACATCATCGCCTGCGAAGAGGTAGTGAAGAATGAAGCGGGAAATATCGTGGAGATCAAAGCCCGCTACTTCCCCAACTCCAAAAGCGGCTCCGACACCAGCGGCATCAAAGTCAAAAGCGCTATCCAGTGGGTCGACGCCGCGCGGGGCAGACGGGCCGAAATACGCCTCTACGACCGGCTATTCAGGGTAGAAAACCCCCAGGGGGTCGAAGACCTCAACCCCGACTCCCTGCGCATCGTCAAAAACGCCGTCGTGGAGCCGGCGGTCATCGAAGAAATGCCCGACGAGCGCTTCCAGTTCGAGCGCATCGGCTACTTCTACGCCGACCCGGTGGATTACAGCGACGAAGCACCGGTTTTCAACCGCATCGTCAGCCTCAAGGACTCCTGGGCCAAAAAGAGCAAAAAGCCGGAAACCCCCAAAGCCGCGAAAGAGGTGCCGCAGAGAAAGCCGGAAACATCGAAAAAAGAGGAGATGCCGCCTCTTACGCCCGAACAACAGACGCGGTTCGAGCGTTTCACCAAAGAGCTGGGCCTCGGCGGCGCCGTCGCCGACACCCTGGCCAGGGACGAAACGCTCAGCGAATTTTTCGAAAAGGCGCTTACCTTTGGCGAAAACCCCGCCACCATCGCCAACCTGGTCGCCAACGAAGTGGCCAGGGAGCTCAAGAACAAGACGCCCGAAGCGCTCCCTTTCGGTCCCGAACAGGTCGCAAGGCTGGCGAAGATGGTCGACGACGAAACCATCTCCACCAAAATCGCCAAACAGGTTTTCGAAGCCATGGCAAAAAGCGGTGAAAACCCCGAAGCGATCGTCGAGGCCAAAGGCCTGGTGCAGATCAGCGACCCGGCAGTCATCGGCCCGATCATCGATAAAGTCATCGCCGACAACCCCGAAAACGTCGCCAAATACCGAGAGGGGAACAAGAAACTGCTGGGCTTCTTTGTCGGCCAGGCCCTCAAAGCCACCGGCGGCAAAGCCAACCCGAAAGTGGTCAACGAACTGGTGGCTAAAAAGCTGGAGGCGTAG
- a CDS encoding M14 family zinc carboxypeptidase, with translation MKQLYHSYDEAVALFGELARRRPDLFAVEVIGQTWEKRDIIAVTISQDVQRAHGKPALFYTGTIHAREWIGLELAIGFAQYVDRNIAYDHDVQQALANAALYMIPCANPDGFEYSRNHFSFWRKNRRQNADGSYGVDLNRNFPVGFVKSSKPDSNVYGGPEPFSEPETRALRDFVESHPNIAIALDYHSQGNVFFPAHDFRHEDTIDTTDMNVLCANMAEEIRKISDRQYGIHQGKPPAKLISGSGREFYYSKGIIASVVEVGTRNISDYLDVMIEHIREHIPALIAALKEVPNYAKEGQMPRPENFRATFVGKDNVTLEWEPYPFGEGEDIYFEIYRSRREKSYCRPFNLMGLTQSNRFADHNLLSDTPYFYHIRAVDKKTGRKSPFAPVLAVRTHVDDDEFHRTYFPLPDKTGYVAQKLKDNASHFGVNSLFVGVNENKGVSYAVITIPLKTIPENAVIKRARLRLYPMNRVGVTIEKYGEWDAGIVAPESIGDITKFEDVEAMNIRSYVGRPTPSNHLTQGIWRSWEFSEAECRVLQEQIANKEVVFRIEGPKTLEVGRTSQMMQWDIGYGKFGGGLAFRPHLEITYTLEPNRMELFPRQSYTVRAGGVEEGRIVSGFDGEGKKIYATFDVELGSLPDWEFMEITRAYVVLNPVKVYAKENIRFHLEMIDADIERNYEAIKNRQIIENIGYDVSVNELKNQEQVFVFDSYAIQELGNRLRDRKSIAFLLRPSSAKKVVKNSVVEWHSSHPEFTPKLVIEYLHKRRRPVGPVTGLAYKIENGRIKLTWKNPKEKDFRGVFVIKNPFRKPISPYDGDKLYGGPDNWTFDDFGALDVKKYYAVFTYDDVPNFSEPVILEYVPKR, from the coding sequence TTGAAACAACTCTACCACTCCTATGACGAAGCCGTTGCCCTGTTCGGGGAGTTGGCCCGGCGGCGGCCGGACCTTTTTGCCGTGGAGGTGATCGGCCAAACCTGGGAGAAGCGCGACATCATCGCCGTCACCATCTCCCAGGATGTGCAGAGGGCCCACGGGAAACCGGCGCTCTTCTACACGGGGACGATTCACGCCAGAGAGTGGATCGGCCTGGAGCTGGCCATCGGCTTCGCCCAGTACGTCGACCGCAACATCGCCTACGACCACGACGTCCAGCAGGCCCTGGCCAACGCCGCTTTGTACATGATCCCCTGCGCCAACCCCGACGGGTTCGAGTACAGCCGCAACCACTTCAGCTTCTGGCGGAAAAACCGGCGCCAGAATGCCGACGGCAGCTACGGCGTCGACCTCAACCGCAACTTTCCCGTCGGCTTCGTCAAGTCGAGCAAGCCTGACTCCAACGTCTACGGCGGCCCCGAACCCTTCAGCGAGCCGGAAACCAGGGCGCTACGCGACTTCGTCGAGAGCCACCCCAACATCGCCATCGCCCTGGACTACCACTCCCAGGGCAACGTCTTCTTCCCGGCCCACGACTTCCGCCACGAAGATACGATCGACACCACCGACATGAACGTGCTCTGCGCCAACATGGCCGAAGAGATCCGCAAAATCTCCGACCGCCAGTATGGCATCCACCAGGGCAAGCCCCCGGCGAAGCTCATCAGCGGCAGCGGGCGGGAGTTCTACTACTCCAAAGGGATCATCGCCAGCGTCGTCGAGGTCGGGACACGGAACATCTCCGACTACCTGGATGTGATGATCGAGCATATCCGCGAGCACATCCCCGCCCTCATCGCGGCGCTCAAAGAGGTGCCCAACTACGCCAAAGAGGGGCAGATGCCCCGGCCCGAAAACTTCCGCGCCACCTTCGTGGGCAAGGACAATGTGACTTTGGAGTGGGAGCCCTACCCTTTCGGCGAGGGGGAAGATATCTACTTCGAAATCTACCGGAGCCGGCGGGAGAAGAGCTACTGCCGCCCCTTCAACCTGATGGGGCTGACCCAGTCCAACCGCTTCGCCGACCACAACCTGCTCAGCGACACCCCCTACTTCTACCACATCCGCGCCGTCGACAAGAAGACGGGCCGAAAATCCCCCTTCGCCCCGGTTTTGGCGGTGCGCACCCACGTGGACGACGACGAATTCCACCGCACCTACTTCCCTTTGCCAGACAAGACCGGCTACGTAGCCCAGAAGCTCAAGGACAACGCCTCGCACTTCGGGGTCAACTCCCTCTTTGTCGGGGTCAACGAAAACAAGGGGGTCAGCTACGCCGTCATCACGATCCCGCTAAAAACCATCCCCGAAAACGCCGTCATCAAACGGGCGCGCCTGCGCCTCTACCCGATGAACCGGGTCGGCGTGACGATCGAGAAGTACGGCGAATGGGATGCGGGGATCGTCGCCCCAGAGAGTATCGGCGACATCACGAAATTCGAGGATGTAGAGGCCATGAACATACGTTCATACGTCGGGCGCCCGACCCCCAGCAACCACCTGACCCAGGGGATCTGGCGCAGCTGGGAGTTCAGCGAAGCCGAATGCAGAGTATTGCAGGAGCAGATCGCCAACAAGGAGGTGGTCTTCCGCATCGAGGGGCCGAAAACCCTGGAGGTGGGCCGCACCTCCCAGATGATGCAGTGGGACATCGGGTACGGAAAATTCGGCGGGGGGCTGGCGTTCCGCCCCCATCTGGAGATTACCTATACCCTGGAGCCCAACCGTATGGAGCTCTTCCCGCGCCAGAGCTACACGGTCCGGGCCGGCGGCGTGGAGGAGGGGCGCATCGTCAGCGGCTTCGACGGAGAGGGAAAGAAGATCTACGCCACCTTCGACGTGGAACTGGGGTCACTGCCGGACTGGGAGTTCATGGAGATCACCCGTGCCTATGTGGTGCTCAACCCGGTCAAGGTCTATGCCAAGGAGAATATCCGCTTCCACCTGGAGATGATCGACGCCGACATCGAACGCAACTACGAGGCGATCAAAAACCGGCAGATCATCGAAAACATCGGCTACGATGTCAGTGTCAACGAGCTGAAGAACCAGGAGCAGGTCTTTGTCTTCGACTCCTACGCCATCCAGGAGCTGGGCAACCGCCTGCGCGACCGCAAGTCCATCGCCTTCCTGCTGCGTCCCAGCAGCGCCAAAAAGGTGGTGAAAAATTCGGTCGTGGAGTGGCACAGCAGCCATCCGGAGTTCACCCCGAAGCTGGTCATCGAATACCTCCACAAACGCCGCCGCCCCGTAGGCCCCGTCACCGGCCTGGCCTATAAAATCGAAAACGGCAGGATCAAGCTGACCTGGAAAAATCCGAAGGAGAAGGATTTCCGCGGGGTTTTCGTCATCAAAAACCCCTTCCGAAAACCCATCTCCCCCTACGACGGCGACAAACTCTACGGCGGGCCCGACAACTGGACCTTTGACGACTTCGGCGCGCTGGACGTGAAAAAGTACTACGCCGTCTTCACCTACGACGACGTCCCCAACTTCAGCGAACCGGTCATTCTGGAGTATGTGCCGAAGAGATAG
- a CDS encoding helix-hairpin-helix domain-containing protein, which translates to MAKRKKLPKIGLLYLDYVLRFFDRSNFKGWPDKIETVVYHWGNDKERFIEEVKRKKIDILVGNIPATAYETFREIAKALPHVRFVPSIETQFANKSKENVTLFCEKHNLSHPETKIFYDREEGYRYLEECDYPIIVKRSYGPSNYGGYYVHKVKSKEEAKKLFDEKKYMPMYIQECIPLRADIRVMLIGHKPACAFWRVAGEDMEITNTSQGGYMTYDGVPMGALELAVEASKAAKAEYWACDIAEYDGKYYILECATAFAAFPYFRDWIGQYLMWDFSEGYFKKPHIPLYNWEELGKIDPSLLRTMRHIEFSRYIPSTDGAYYLKDKEADWDVELTEESVPEDIPDDSHLHRAPLKKEEEIPEAVMEEAKKGAEIRDEPEDSEISLDNVTLTELMTLHGMEEEIAVEVIRYIHSHDIKSLDELLELEGIDKQTLKVWAQDLHSKTDINKAGVKALAKIKSVGRKLAEKIVEFREKHGPFETLEDLKKVKGIGKKKFEKIKEHLAVK; encoded by the coding sequence ATGGCCAAAAGAAAAAAGCTTCCCAAGATCGGGCTCCTCTATCTCGACTACGTCCTGCGGTTTTTTGACCGCTCCAACTTCAAGGGGTGGCCCGACAAGATTGAGACGGTGGTCTACCACTGGGGCAACGACAAGGAGCGCTTCATCGAGGAGGTGAAACGCAAGAAGATCGACATTCTGGTGGGCAACATCCCCGCCACCGCCTACGAAACCTTCCGGGAAATCGCCAAGGCGCTGCCCCATGTGCGCTTCGTCCCCTCCATCGAGACGCAGTTCGCCAACAAAAGCAAAGAGAATGTCACCCTCTTCTGCGAGAAGCACAACCTCTCCCACCCCGAAACGAAGATCTTCTACGACCGGGAAGAGGGATACAGATATCTGGAGGAGTGCGACTACCCCATCATCGTCAAGCGAAGCTACGGTCCCTCCAACTACGGCGGCTACTATGTCCACAAAGTCAAATCCAAAGAGGAGGCGAAAAAGCTCTTCGACGAGAAGAAGTACATGCCCATGTACATCCAGGAGTGCATCCCCCTGCGCGCCGACATCCGGGTCATGCTCATCGGCCACAAACCCGCCTGCGCCTTCTGGCGGGTCGCCGGGGAGGATATGGAGATCACCAACACCTCCCAGGGGGGCTACATGACCTACGACGGCGTGCCGATGGGGGCGCTGGAGCTGGCGGTGGAGGCTTCCAAGGCCGCCAAGGCTGAGTACTGGGCCTGCGACATCGCCGAGTACGACGGCAAATACTACATTCTCGAGTGCGCCACCGCCTTCGCCGCCTTCCCCTACTTCCGCGACTGGATCGGCCAGTACCTGATGTGGGACTTCTCCGAAGGCTACTTCAAAAAGCCCCATATCCCCCTCTACAACTGGGAGGAGCTGGGCAAGATCGACCCCTCGCTGCTGCGGACCATGCGCCATATCGAGTTCAGCCGCTACATCCCCTCCACCGACGGCGCCTACTACCTCAAGGACAAAGAGGCGGACTGGGACGTGGAGCTGACCGAAGAGAGCGTGCCCGAAGATATCCCCGACGATTCGCACCTGCACAGGGCGCCCCTGAAAAAGGAGGAGGAGATCCCCGAAGCGGTGATGGAAGAGGCGAAGAAGGGGGCGGAGATACGCGATGAACCGGAAGATAGCGAAATCTCCCTGGACAATGTGACGCTGACGGAGCTGATGACGCTGCACGGCATGGAGGAGGAGATCGCCGTCGAAGTGATCCGCTACATCCACAGCCACGACATCAAGAGTCTCGACGAACTGCTGGAGCTGGAGGGCATCGACAAGCAGACCCTCAAAGTATGGGCCCAGGACCTTCACAGCAAGACCGACATTAACAAGGCGGGCGTCAAAGCCCTGGCCAAAATCAAGAGTGTCGGCAGGAAGCTGGCGGAGAAGATCGTCGAGTTCCGCGAAAAGCACGGCCCCTTCGAAACACTGGAGGACCTGAAGAAGGTCAAAGGGATCGGAAAAAAGAAATTCGAAAAGATCAAGGAGCATCTTGCCGTCAAATAG
- a CDS encoding ATP-grasp domain-containing protein: MSRRKVGIWMYQNGGGDVIEEKIVAKLKERGIDAVTGLNLRHAYVESGQTLCPDREGNLVVMEELDAFFSYNAGEQTQYQMFLYEAIDRIVPCLNNYRSFALTEDKFQTAHLLRNHGVPTADFRLCHRDDTERLRRFIAEWKQMVYKPTDGWGGVGLTKIDSRETLDMLMPFLNQMDLRFFYVEKFVDYDRTDYRVDIVDGEYIGCYGRRAGGADWRTNITSGGSVFLREPDDAVIDLALRAAKVTGLEIAGVDIIFDRTKEEYIVLEVNGIPAFATPEQEKMGLDFNGRKIEKVVDLIDGKSKKKEG; encoded by the coding sequence ATGAGCCGACGCAAAGTGGGAATCTGGATGTATCAAAACGGAGGCGGCGACGTCATCGAAGAGAAGATCGTCGCCAAACTGAAGGAACGGGGCATCGACGCCGTCACGGGGCTCAACCTGCGCCATGCCTATGTCGAAAGCGGCCAAACCCTCTGCCCCGACAGGGAGGGGAACCTGGTCGTCATGGAGGAGCTGGACGCCTTTTTCAGCTACAATGCCGGCGAGCAGACCCAGTACCAGATGTTCCTCTACGAAGCGATCGACCGCATCGTGCCCTGCCTGAACAACTACCGCTCCTTCGCCCTGACCGAAGACAAGTTCCAGACCGCCCACCTGCTGCGCAACCACGGTGTGCCCACCGCCGATTTCCGGCTCTGCCACCGGGACGACACCGAGCGGCTCCGCCGGTTCATCGCCGAGTGGAAGCAGATGGTCTACAAGCCCACCGACGGCTGGGGCGGTGTGGGGCTGACGAAGATCGACTCCCGGGAGACGCTGGATATGCTGATGCCCTTTCTCAACCAGATGGACCTGCGCTTCTTCTATGTGGAGAAGTTCGTCGACTACGACCGCACCGACTACCGGGTCGACATTGTCGACGGCGAGTATATCGGCTGCTACGGGCGCAGGGCGGGGGGTGCCGACTGGCGCACCAACATCACCAGCGGCGGCAGCGTCTTTTTGCGCGAGCCCGACGATGCGGTTATTGACCTCGCGCTCAGGGCGGCGAAGGTGACGGGGCTGGAGATCGCCGGCGTCGACATCATCTTCGACCGCACGAAAGAGGAGTACATTGTCCTTGAAGTCAACGGCATCCCCGCCTTCGCCACCCCCGAGCAGGAGAAGATGGGGCTCGACTTCAACGGGAGAAAAATCGAAAAAGTTGTCGACCTGATCGACGGCAAATCAAAAAAGAAAGAAGGATAA
- a CDS encoding M20 family metallopeptidase — translation MGWKEDLKKAVEINSYTRNKRGVDAVGELFRGWLEALGYETRRHARELIGDHLHFTSPSGGREKILLLGHLDTVFPPGSFEGWREDDEWVYGPGVCDMKGGNIVALEALRALHDANGTIEDIDVLLVSDEETGSDDSRILTTELAKGYDKCFVFEAAGPDMEVVVGRKGIGTFDITIEGRAAHAGTGYAKGADANLEAAIKLQKLAAMTDLQRGSTVNVGRMEGGIGANTVSPQAKLLLELRYADHHEKERLMKGLEETVCTAYVEGTKSVLGGSIQRDVMEPNAWQRQLIEAMERISGQRLPTESRGGVSDANIVASAGVVTIDGLGPYGDGDHTPGERALKKSFEERIALMSAVLRHHQEKGAIA, via the coding sequence ATGGGCTGGAAAGAAGATTTGAAAAAGGCGGTGGAGATCAACTCCTATACACGCAACAAAAGGGGCGTGGACGCGGTGGGAGAGCTCTTCCGCGGATGGCTGGAGGCGCTGGGGTATGAAACCCGCCGCCATGCACGGGAGCTGATCGGGGACCATCTCCATTTCACGAGCCCTTCGGGCGGACGGGAGAAGATTTTACTGCTTGGGCATCTGGATACGGTCTTCCCGCCGGGCAGCTTCGAGGGGTGGCGCGAAGATGACGAATGGGTCTACGGCCCGGGGGTGTGCGACATGAAGGGGGGCAACATCGTGGCACTCGAGGCGCTGCGGGCCCTCCATGACGCCAACGGCACCATCGAGGATATCGACGTGCTGCTGGTCAGCGACGAGGAGACGGGCAGCGACGATTCGCGCATCCTTACGACGGAGCTGGCGAAGGGGTACGACAAGTGTTTCGTCTTCGAAGCGGCGGGTCCCGACATGGAGGTGGTGGTGGGCCGCAAGGGGATCGGCACCTTCGACATCACCATCGAAGGCAGGGCGGCCCATGCGGGGACCGGTTACGCCAAGGGGGCCGACGCCAACCTGGAGGCAGCCATCAAACTGCAGAAGCTGGCGGCCATGACCGACCTGCAGAGGGGTTCCACCGTCAATGTGGGCAGGATGGAAGGGGGCATCGGCGCCAACACGGTCAGTCCCCAGGCCAAACTGCTGCTGGAGCTGCGCTACGCCGATCACCATGAAAAAGAGCGGCTGATGAAGGGGCTGGAGGAGACGGTCTGCACCGCCTACGTGGAAGGGACCAAATCGGTCCTGGGCGGGTCGATCCAGCGGGACGTGATGGAGCCCAACGCCTGGCAGCGGCAGCTCATCGAAGCGATGGAGCGGATTTCGGGCCAAAGGCTGCCCACGGAGAGCCGCGGCGGCGTGAGCGACGCCAACATCGTCGCGTCGGCGGGTGTCGTCACCATCGACGGGCTGGGCCCCTACGGCGACGGGGACCACACCCCCGGGGAGCGGGCGCTGAAAAAGAGTTTCGAGGAGCGGATCGCGCTGATGAGCGCCGTTTTGCGCCATCACCAGGAGAAAGGAGCCATCGCATGA